One Brevibacillus choshinensis genomic window carries:
- a CDS encoding ArsR/SmtB family transcription factor, whose translation MDNSSETNQAIKVHRALGEQTRYRIIQILTKESNLCPADLESRLESVALSTLSHHLKQLAECGLLLSQKKGTYIYYSLNPDTLKKFAPYLLD comes from the coding sequence TTGGATAACAGCAGCGAAACCAATCAAGCAATCAAAGTGCATAGAGCCCTGGGAGAACAAACCCGCTACCGGATTATCCAAATCCTCACAAAGGAAAGCAATCTGTGTCCGGCTGATTTGGAGAGCCGACTGGAATCCGTAGCTCTTTCCACACTGTCCCATCACTTGAAGCAGCTGGCCGAGTGTGGTTTGCTCCTCTCTCAAAAAAAGGGGACCTATATTTACTACAGCTTAAACCCAGATACGCTGAAAAAATTTGCTCCCTATTTGCTGGATTAA
- a CDS encoding MFS transporter — translation MSKGWKIYILALISFLVGTSEYIIAGILDKISASLSISVVAAGQLITVFSLVYGLGTPVLIALTAHWERRKLLLYALGLFVLANGLAFALPGYGLFIGARILMALGAGVVVVTALTVAAKIAPQGKQASAIATVVMGFTASLIVGVPVGRMVAAAYDWKVIFGGIGALGLLAMLIISLTIPKTQGDAPIPLREQMALLKHPRIFLSLCVSFFWLGGYSLAYTYIAPYLLTVTGMNEGTLNTALLAFGIASLIGSKLGGYSADHWGVYRTLLSGMVLHIVTLLSLSIATHSPVFVFALLILWSFAAWSSGPTQQYHLVTLAPASSGIMLSLNSSVMQLSMAAGAGIGGIVVDRISLQSVTWIGGLVVAIALAIIYAVYRPSRAESVRSDSMHQA, via the coding sequence ATGTCGAAAGGTTGGAAGATTTACATTCTCGCCCTGATCAGCTTTTTGGTTGGAACATCGGAATACATCATCGCGGGCATTCTTGACAAGATTTCTGCCAGCTTGTCTATTTCGGTCGTCGCCGCTGGTCAGCTGATTACGGTTTTCTCCCTCGTCTACGGTCTGGGCACTCCTGTCTTGATTGCCTTGACGGCGCATTGGGAACGGCGCAAGCTGCTTCTTTACGCACTTGGTCTCTTTGTCCTGGCTAATGGCCTTGCCTTTGCTCTTCCCGGTTACGGCTTGTTTATTGGCGCTCGCATCCTGATGGCTCTCGGTGCCGGTGTTGTCGTTGTCACTGCTTTGACGGTTGCCGCAAAAATTGCCCCGCAAGGCAAACAGGCGAGCGCCATCGCTACGGTCGTGATGGGCTTTACTGCTTCTCTGATCGTCGGCGTGCCTGTCGGGAGAATGGTCGCCGCTGCCTACGACTGGAAAGTGATCTTTGGCGGGATTGGCGCTCTCGGATTGCTGGCCATGCTGATCATTTCCCTCACAATCCCCAAAACTCAAGGCGATGCCCCGATTCCTTTGCGTGAACAAATGGCTCTGCTCAAACATCCCAGGATCTTTCTGTCACTGTGCGTCAGCTTTTTTTGGCTGGGAGGATATTCGCTTGCCTATACGTATATCGCCCCGTATTTGCTGACCGTCACGGGGATGAACGAGGGCACGCTAAATACAGCGTTGCTTGCATTCGGCATCGCGAGCTTGATCGGTTCAAAATTGGGCGGATACAGTGCCGATCATTGGGGCGTCTATCGCACTCTGCTATCTGGCATGGTCTTGCATATCGTCACACTGCTCTCCCTCAGCATCGCGACTCATTCTCCCGTCTTCGTCTTTGCTTTGCTGATCCTGTGGTCATTCGCAGCTTGGTCTTCCGGACCTACGCAGCAGTACCACTTGGTCACCCTGGCGCCTGCATCCTCCGGCATCATGCTGAGCCTCAACAGTTCCGTGATGCAGCTCTCCATGGCGGCTGGAGCAGGGATTGGAGGCATTGTCGTCGACAGAATTTCCCTGCAATCGGTTACGTGGATCGGGGGCCTTGTGGTTGCCATCGCACTCGCCATCATCTATGCTGTGTACCGTCCCTCGAGGGCAGAGAGCGTAAGATCCGACAGCATGCACCAGGCGTAA
- a CDS encoding proline dehydrogenase family protein, producing MFSDEQMTAEVLRTIARDEGLKEKVLGSSTLYPLLLSAAKRYVTGETRQEALSRAEHLEARGYRLSVEYMGENTTDAKACEQAKEELMAVIDDCAALRQPAGISFDLSHVGLLVNPQLAFAHVEEMAAAAAYKGHYLMISMEESSKTEAILALYERLAHRHENVGITIQAHLHRSVEDLKRVLALPGKIRLVKGAFMESRDIALARSTELNERYLQLAEMCMEEGHACAFATHDQGMVDELLQRDYLSHSQAELELLYGVRPELAQGLQQKGFPVRLYLTYGKEWYLYLCHRIAEYPPNIHKAIADMFDPSRTADMGY from the coding sequence ATGTTCAGTGATGAGCAAATGACGGCGGAGGTCCTGCGAACGATCGCCCGCGACGAAGGATTGAAAGAGAAGGTTTTGGGTTCCAGCACGCTGTACCCGCTGCTGCTCTCGGCAGCCAAGCGCTATGTGACAGGAGAGACCCGCCAGGAAGCATTGTCACGGGCAGAGCATCTGGAAGCGAGGGGTTACCGTCTTTCCGTCGAGTACATGGGAGAAAACACAACCGATGCAAAAGCGTGCGAGCAGGCGAAAGAGGAGCTGATGGCTGTCATCGACGATTGCGCAGCGCTGAGACAACCTGCTGGCATCTCTTTTGATCTGTCGCATGTAGGTCTTCTGGTGAATCCACAGCTGGCTTTTGCTCATGTGGAGGAAATGGCAGCAGCGGCGGCGTACAAAGGTCATTACCTGATGATCAGCATGGAGGAGTCATCGAAGACAGAGGCCATCCTTGCGCTGTATGAACGCCTGGCACATCGTCACGAAAATGTCGGCATCACGATTCAGGCCCATCTGCATCGTTCGGTGGAGGACCTCAAACGCGTATTGGCATTGCCAGGAAAAATTCGCCTGGTCAAGGGTGCGTTCATGGAGTCGCGGGACATAGCATTGGCGCGCTCCACTGAGCTGAACGAACGCTATCTTCAGCTTGCCGAGATGTGCATGGAGGAGGGGCATGCCTGTGCGTTCGCCACTCATGATCAGGGCATGGTTGACGAGCTGCTGCAGCGAGATTACTTGAGCCATTCACAAGCAGAGCTGGAGCTGCTCTACGGCGTTCGCCCCGAGCTGGCGCAGGGCTTGCAGCAAAAGGGATTTCCAGTTCGCTTGTATCTCACCTACGGGAAAGAGTGGTACCTGTATCTGTGCCATCGGATCGCGGAGTACCCGCCGAATATCCACAAGGCGATCGCGGATATGTTTGATCCATCTCGAACAGCCGACATGGGGTATTGA
- a CDS encoding PLP-dependent aminotransferase family protein has translation MAWVMIDREKPVPLIRQLYTELCAIILRGDWEAGQKLPSTRKLAEELQISRNVAVEAYEQLYAEGYIESRQGSGYYVSAGIYLEQHARHIEVLSTREIPVDSASQTIDFRSGVPALEHFPRTTWGKIVQRVCQEAPLSAFGYGRPEGRFELRQVISRYLYRTRGVQCKPEQIVITSGATQALTLIAKVLLTSGSRVVIEDPITQDIQTIFKTAGAVLLPVPADEFGLVTDQLPDPHASSPSFVFVTPSHQFPLGGTLPIKRRLQLIRYARESGSYIVEDDYDSEFRYDSPPISSLQGLAEERVIYIGSFSKILSPGLRLGYLVLPLDLVERYQSAKWFSDLHTPTIEQLALAVFIEEGHLEKYINRVKKVYRKRRQTLCEALERAFSETGNIRILGASAGLHIVVSFAGIRFSPVLLNQLENTGVRVYPVEEHALSPGRHTDKLIIGYGNVSEQQIEEGVRRLYSVLSSVENAAGV, from the coding sequence TTGGCATGGGTAATGATTGATCGAGAAAAGCCGGTTCCTTTGATCCGACAGCTATATACAGAATTGTGCGCCATCATCTTGCGCGGAGATTGGGAGGCTGGCCAAAAGCTGCCGTCGACACGCAAGCTGGCTGAAGAGCTGCAGATTTCCCGCAACGTCGCGGTAGAGGCGTACGAGCAACTGTACGCGGAAGGCTACATCGAGAGCAGGCAAGGGTCGGGCTACTACGTCTCAGCCGGAATCTATCTGGAGCAGCATGCCCGGCATATAGAAGTTCTTTCGACAAGAGAAATTCCAGTCGATTCTGCCTCCCAGACGATCGATTTTCGCTCAGGGGTGCCTGCCTTGGAGCATTTTCCCCGGACGACATGGGGCAAGATCGTCCAGCGCGTCTGTCAGGAAGCTCCCCTCTCCGCTTTTGGATACGGTCGTCCCGAGGGTCGCTTCGAGCTGCGCCAGGTGATCAGCCGTTACCTGTACCGCACGCGTGGCGTCCAGTGCAAGCCCGAGCAGATCGTCATTACATCCGGAGCTACCCAAGCGCTCACACTGATTGCAAAGGTGCTTTTGACAAGCGGCAGCCGCGTCGTGATCGAAGACCCCATTACGCAGGACATCCAAACCATCTTCAAGACAGCGGGCGCTGTGCTGCTGCCTGTCCCTGCCGATGAGTTCGGGCTCGTCACGGATCAGCTGCCAGATCCCCATGCTTCATCGCCCAGCTTTGTCTTCGTCACGCCTTCGCATCAATTTCCTTTGGGCGGCACACTGCCGATCAAGCGTCGTCTGCAGCTGATCCGTTACGCCCGCGAGTCAGGCAGTTACATCGTCGAGGACGATTACGACAGCGAGTTTCGCTACGACAGTCCACCGATCAGCTCCCTCCAAGGCTTGGCTGAGGAGCGAGTCATCTACATCGGTTCGTTCAGCAAGATTCTTTCCCCTGGGCTGAGGCTCGGCTATCTCGTCCTGCCCCTCGACCTGGTCGAACGCTACCAAAGCGCCAAGTGGTTTTCCGATCTGCACACCCCTACCATCGAACAGCTTGCACTCGCCGTTTTCATTGAGGAAGGTCATCTGGAAAAGTACATCAATCGGGTGAAAAAAGTGTACCGAAAACGCAGACAAACGCTTTGCGAGGCACTGGAACGGGCGTTTTCCGAGACGGGGAACATTCGCATACTGGGGGCATCCGCTGGCCTTCACATTGTGGTCTCCTTTGCCGGCATCCGCTTTTCTCCCGTGCTGCTGAATCAGCTGGAGAACACTGGCGTACGCGTCTATCCTGTTGAGGAACATGCGTTATCCCCCGGCAGACATACCGACAAGCTGATCATCGGGTATGGAAACGTGTCAGAGCAACAGATCGAGGAAGGTGTCCGAAGGCTCTACTCCGTTCTTTCCTCGGTCGAAAATGCAGCCGGCGTTTGA
- a CDS encoding malate:quinone oxidoreductase: MCPCRSTWYLFFKYQRVRTVKMSNRQSKTDVILIGAGIMSATLGTLLKELVPDWKITVFEKLASAGEESSNEWNNAGTGHAALCELNYTVEKPDGSIDVSKALKINEEYQVSKQFWSYLVNSNLIRNPHEFIMPLPHLSLVQGEQNVSFLKKRFEALSNNPLFQGMEFSDNPQKLKEWIPLIMDGRDSNEPIAATRIESGTDVNFGSLTRMLFDHLQSKNVDVRYKHSVEDISRTNDGLWDLKVINVESGLVEHHQAKFVFIGGGGGSLPLLQKTGIPEGKHIGGFPVSGLFMVCKNPEVVAQHHAKVYGKAKVGAPPMSVPHLDTRFIENQKSLLFGPFAGFSPKFLKTGSLFDLLGSVKPDNVFTMLAAGAKNVPLTKYLIQQVMLSKEQRMEELREFIPNAKSEDWDTVVAGQRVQVIKDTAAGKGTLQFGTEVISAADGSVAALLGASPGASTAVSVMLEVIKRCFPQELAAWEPKIKEMIPSYGLSLLQHPELIEEIHTSTGRALGLTNELALV; encoded by the coding sequence TTGTGCCCTTGCAGGAGCACCTGGTATCTTTTCTTCAAATATCAGCGAGTTAGGACGGTAAAAATGAGTAACAGACAATCTAAAACAGACGTTATCTTAATTGGTGCCGGAATCATGAGTGCGACTTTGGGAACGCTGCTGAAAGAATTAGTACCGGACTGGAAAATCACAGTGTTTGAAAAGCTCGCAAGCGCAGGAGAGGAAAGCTCTAACGAATGGAACAATGCCGGTACGGGGCACGCAGCACTGTGTGAGCTCAATTACACCGTCGAAAAACCGGATGGATCCATTGATGTGAGCAAAGCTTTGAAAATCAATGAAGAGTATCAGGTTTCCAAACAGTTTTGGTCTTATCTTGTAAACAGCAATCTGATCCGTAACCCGCATGAATTCATCATGCCATTGCCTCATTTGAGTTTGGTTCAAGGGGAACAAAACGTATCGTTTTTGAAAAAACGTTTTGAAGCACTGTCTAACAATCCTTTGTTTCAAGGGATGGAATTCTCCGATAACCCTCAAAAACTGAAGGAATGGATCCCGCTGATTATGGATGGCCGGGATTCGAACGAGCCGATCGCGGCAACGAGAATCGAATCTGGTACGGATGTCAACTTTGGCTCTTTGACACGCATGTTGTTTGACCACTTGCAAAGCAAAAACGTCGATGTCAGATACAAACACAGTGTAGAAGATATCAGCCGTACGAACGACGGCTTGTGGGATTTGAAAGTGATCAATGTCGAGAGCGGTCTGGTTGAGCATCATCAGGCAAAATTCGTCTTTATCGGTGGCGGTGGGGGAAGCCTGCCACTGCTGCAAAAAACAGGTATCCCTGAAGGAAAACATATTGGAGGCTTCCCGGTTAGCGGACTGTTCATGGTATGTAAGAATCCGGAGGTTGTAGCCCAGCATCACGCAAAAGTGTATGGGAAAGCCAAGGTCGGTGCGCCTCCAATGTCTGTTCCGCATCTTGACACAAGATTCATCGAGAACCAAAAATCGCTGCTCTTTGGACCGTTTGCCGGCTTTTCGCCAAAGTTCTTGAAAACCGGTTCCCTATTTGACTTGCTAGGTTCCGTAAAACCGGACAATGTCTTCACGATGCTGGCAGCTGGCGCCAAAAACGTTCCATTGACCAAATACCTGATCCAGCAAGTCATGCTATCGAAAGAACAGCGTATGGAAGAGCTTCGCGAGTTCATCCCGAACGCGAAAAGCGAGGATTGGGATACCGTGGTAGCAGGTCAACGTGTGCAAGTAATCAAAGATACCGCAGCTGGCAAAGGAACGCTGCAATTTGGTACGGAAGTAATTAGCGCAGCCGATGGTTCGGTAGCCGCATTGCTCGGGGCTTCTCCGGGTGCTTCCACCGCGGTTTCCGTCATGCTTGAGGTCATCAAAAGATGCTTCCCGCAAGAGTTGGCAGCGTGGGAACCGAAAATCAAAGAAATGATTCCTTCTTATGGCTTGTCACTATTGCAACACCCAGAACTGATCGAGGAAATTCATACGTCTACAGGGCGGGCGCTTGGTCTAACCAATGAACTGGCACTCGTCTAG
- a CDS encoding MFS transporter, with the protein MERLWTKSFIQMMLGMLILFTGFYLLLPTLPLFIKQMGGSEAQVGLAAGVFTLTAVVFRPFVGGLLDRYGRRPFMLWGLVFFTLSMYLYDRIGGIAILLALRILHGASWAFSTTAVSTSVTDIIPVSRRGEGMGWFGMATTVAMAIGPMLGIWIIQQGSFHSLFLLATGLSVAAFLLVLTTAIPFQPKAGTKRIQIFEKSVLPVTSALFFLAVAYGGITTFLPLFAESIKINSGTFFLVYALALTLARPFAGKLSDRLGEVNVIVPSLVVTVASLIVLSVSSGLGGVIVAALLYGLGFGSAQPALQAANLRLAHPEKRGVATASFMTAFDLGIGLGSIALGWVSQYAGYGVLFMVCAGSVAISALVFVIFARRKLSEGKDQVHAG; encoded by the coding sequence ATGGAACGTTTATGGACGAAGTCATTCATCCAGATGATGCTGGGGATGTTGATATTATTTACAGGCTTTTATTTGCTGCTTCCCACGCTGCCGCTATTTATCAAACAAATGGGCGGCAGTGAGGCGCAAGTCGGACTGGCGGCTGGGGTATTCACATTGACTGCGGTCGTATTTCGACCTTTCGTCGGGGGGCTGCTCGATCGATACGGCAGGCGTCCCTTCATGCTCTGGGGGCTCGTTTTCTTTACGTTGTCGATGTATTTGTACGACCGGATTGGCGGCATTGCGATTCTGCTGGCACTCCGCATCCTCCATGGAGCCAGCTGGGCTTTCTCTACAACAGCGGTCAGCACCTCTGTCACAGATATCATCCCGGTTTCGCGGCGCGGAGAAGGTATGGGATGGTTCGGGATGGCGACGACGGTAGCGATGGCGATTGGACCGATGCTCGGGATCTGGATCATCCAGCAGGGATCTTTCCACAGTCTGTTTCTGCTAGCGACAGGTCTTTCTGTCGCAGCATTTTTGCTGGTGCTCACAACTGCTATTCCGTTCCAGCCAAAAGCAGGGACAAAACGAATACAGATTTTCGAGAAATCGGTACTGCCCGTTACGTCGGCTCTTTTCTTCCTCGCAGTGGCGTACGGAGGGATTACGACCTTCCTGCCGCTATTCGCAGAATCGATCAAGATCAACTCAGGCACGTTTTTCCTCGTGTACGCGCTGGCGCTGACGTTGGCTAGGCCGTTTGCAGGCAAGCTCTCCGACCGGCTCGGGGAAGTGAACGTGATCGTTCCGTCCTTGGTGGTCACGGTGGCTTCTCTGATTGTGCTGAGCGTATCGAGCGGGCTCGGCGGGGTCATTGTCGCAGCTCTGCTGTACGGGCTGGGCTTCGGTTCCGCACAGCCAGCGCTTCAGGCAGCCAATCTGCGTCTGGCACATCCAGAAAAGAGAGGGGTCGCGACTGCATCGTTTATGACGGCGTTTGATCTCGGAATCGGGCTGGGCTCGATCGCTCTAGGCTGGGTATCCCAGTATGCAGGCTACGGGGTCTTGTTTATGGTTTGCGCAGGGTCCGTCGCGATTTCAGCTTTGGTGTTCGTGATATTCGCGCGCAGGAAGCTGTCGGAAGGCAAGGATCAAGTCCATGCAGGGTAG
- a CDS encoding PadR family transcriptional regulator codes for MYELFVLGELMTGDKHGYMLQDVLKNAVGLVRKISSGTLYPLLSRMTEAGWIHLQVEEETKGGRTRKIYGITEAGREKFYEMMASPLDADAGAETELTFRFKMVYFQYVTKEVRLDCLEQYLQIVEKNYRYVSQFEAYLLANMPEPEKQRVQLLRVFDHRKRLGEVDMQWVREEIERVQIQEE; via the coding sequence TTGTACGAATTGTTTGTATTGGGAGAGCTGATGACGGGTGACAAGCACGGCTACATGCTGCAGGATGTTCTGAAAAATGCCGTCGGACTCGTACGGAAAATCAGCTCAGGAACGTTGTATCCGCTGCTATCCCGGATGACGGAAGCGGGCTGGATCCATCTGCAGGTCGAAGAGGAAACGAAGGGAGGGCGTACGAGGAAAATATACGGGATCACGGAAGCGGGGAGAGAGAAGTTCTACGAGATGATGGCCTCGCCGTTGGATGCCGACGCGGGAGCAGAGACAGAGCTCACTTTCCGCTTCAAAATGGTGTATTTTCAATACGTTACAAAAGAAGTCCGTCTAGATTGCCTGGAGCAGTATTTGCAAATCGTGGAGAAAAATTATCGATACGTGTCCCAATTTGAAGCCTATCTCTTAGCGAATATGCCGGAGCCGGAAAAGCAGCGCGTTCAGCTCTTGCGGGTGTTCGATCATCGAAAGCGGCTGGGTGAGGTCGACATGCAGTGGGTAAGAGAAGAGATCGAGCGCGTTCAGATTCAGGAGGAGTAA
- a CDS encoding DMT family transporter, which translates to MHWVYLLLAIVFEVAGTTSMKLSEGLSKPIPTVMMFVLYILCFSSLSLALKEMEVGTAYAIWSGLGTAIVAVIGVIVFHDALTVKKVIAIALIIGGCVLLNLGGGAHG; encoded by the coding sequence ATGCATTGGGTTTATTTGCTGCTGGCGATTGTGTTTGAGGTGGCCGGCACTACATCTATGAAGCTGTCTGAAGGGCTGAGCAAGCCGATTCCCACGGTGATGATGTTTGTGTTATATATTCTTTGCTTCTCATCGCTGAGTCTCGCGCTAAAGGAAATGGAAGTCGGAACGGCTTATGCGATCTGGTCGGGGCTGGGAACGGCGATAGTCGCGGTGATTGGCGTTATCGTGTTTCACGACGCACTTACGGTGAAAAAAGTCATTGCCATTGCGCTGATTATCGGAGGGTGTGTCCTGCTGAACCTGGGAGGAGGCGCTCATGGCTGA
- a CDS encoding GNAT family N-acetyltransferase has product MSIPESAQKPVRFLEGERVYLRPIGLDDTDWYFRSLYNRESRRLTGTQKHYSREQIQQYIESKAQDSSSVLLLIAQRDNDRVIGDIQIGAIDTFNRNAYLRIAIDQQENQGKGFGSEAIRLMLDYGFGILNLHRIELNVFAYNERAVHTYEKLGFQREGVQRQALYYDHAYHDSILMSMLAEEYRAKYLRS; this is encoded by the coding sequence ATGTCAATTCCAGAATCAGCACAAAAACCCGTGCGTTTTTTAGAAGGAGAACGCGTCTATTTGCGTCCGATCGGATTGGACGATACAGACTGGTACTTCCGTTCCCTTTACAATCGCGAGAGTCGCCGTCTCACAGGCACCCAAAAGCATTATTCACGCGAGCAAATCCAGCAGTATATCGAGAGCAAGGCGCAGGATTCCTCCAGTGTGCTGCTGCTCATTGCACAGCGTGACAACGACCGGGTAATCGGAGATATTCAGATCGGCGCGATCGATACCTTCAACCGAAACGCCTATCTCCGCATTGCCATCGACCAGCAGGAGAACCAAGGAAAGGGCTTTGGCAGCGAAGCCATTCGCCTCATGCTGGATTACGGATTTGGCATTCTGAACCTCCATCGGATCGAGCTCAATGTCTTTGCCTACAACGAACGGGCCGTCCATACGTATGAAAAACTCGGTTTTCAGCGGGAAGGTGTGCAGCGTCAAGCGCTCTATTACGATCACGCCTATCACGACTCGATTCTCATGTCGATGCTGGCAGAGGAGTATCGGGCAAAATACCTCCGTTCATAG
- a CDS encoding serine hydrolase domain-containing protein, which translates to MNTLSALEDYLKGYAERGSFNGALLLAKDNEVLLQKAMGYASHEYGVKNTTKTKFRIGSITKGFTAMALLILCEKGLVRLEDPIQLYLEDFVYEEPVTIHHLLTHTSGIPNFTSHPSYWATTMRLPTTLQQTVQSIARMPLEFAPGTHYQYSNSGYILLTAIIEKVSAVSYSSFLQEHIWLPLGMLDTGCEESRSVIKGLATGYTVWEEYIHTEYIDMTIPRGAYGMYSTVEDLWKWDQALYTEQLVSAEWIDKMFTPYADHYGYGWAIHHSGGRKITSHFGDINGFQSDLYRSVDDRLVVIALSNVNLTPVTKITRDMAKVAWGEPVEFLSRKNGFLQETADAITQSTGTYIAPSNEGMRVEITAEPHGIFVTHPKMYGVPYKFPLRLAAHTAEYVEWAADMVNETFQVFVSTDQKGCDLLFTDEFGKTEKLFAAAKRS; encoded by the coding sequence ATGAATACACTCTCCGCCTTGGAAGATTACCTGAAAGGGTACGCTGAGCGCGGTTCCTTTAACGGTGCCCTGCTTCTCGCCAAGGACAATGAAGTCCTCCTGCAAAAAGCGATGGGCTATGCAAGCCATGAATACGGCGTGAAAAACACCACCAAAACCAAGTTCCGAATCGGCTCCATCACCAAGGGCTTCACCGCGATGGCGCTCTTGATTCTTTGCGAAAAAGGCCTGGTTCGTCTAGAAGATCCGATCCAACTCTACTTGGAAGACTTCGTCTACGAGGAGCCCGTGACCATTCATCACCTGCTCACCCACACTTCAGGAATTCCGAACTTCACGAGCCATCCGAGCTACTGGGCCACTACCATGAGATTGCCCACCACGCTCCAGCAAACGGTTCAGTCCATTGCCCGTATGCCACTAGAATTTGCGCCGGGGACTCACTATCAGTACTCCAATTCCGGGTACATCCTGTTGACCGCCATTATTGAAAAAGTGTCCGCAGTCTCCTATTCCAGCTTTTTGCAAGAGCACATCTGGCTCCCTCTAGGGATGCTGGACACGGGCTGTGAGGAAAGCCGCTCCGTGATCAAAGGGCTGGCGACTGGATACACCGTTTGGGAAGAGTACATCCATACCGAATACATCGATATGACCATCCCGAGAGGAGCTTACGGCATGTATTCGACCGTTGAGGACTTGTGGAAATGGGACCAAGCCCTGTATACGGAGCAGCTTGTTTCGGCAGAGTGGATCGACAAAATGTTTACACCGTACGCAGATCACTACGGATATGGCTGGGCCATCCACCATTCTGGCGGGAGAAAGATCACTAGCCACTTCGGAGATATTAACGGTTTTCAAAGCGATCTGTACCGCAGTGTGGATGACCGCCTCGTCGTCATCGCTCTGAGTAACGTAAACCTGACTCCTGTCACAAAGATCACGAGGGATATGGCTAAAGTCGCATGGGGAGAGCCAGTCGAATTCCTGTCTCGAAAGAATGGATTTCTTCAGGAAACGGCAGACGCAATCACGCAAAGCACCGGGACCTACATCGCCCCCTCCAACGAAGGTATGCGTGTAGAAATCACAGCTGAACCCCATGGAATCTTTGTTACCCATCCCAAAATGTACGGAGTCCCCTACAAATTTCCCTTGCGTCTCGCGGCACACACGGCGGAATACGTGGAGTGGGCGGCTGATATGGTCAACGAAACGTTTCAAGTATTCGTATCCACCGATCAGAAAGGCTGCGACCTGCTGTTTACAGATGAATTCGGAAAGACAGAAAAGCTTTTCGCCGCAGCAAAAAGGAGCTGA
- a CDS encoding ribonuclease H-like domain-containing protein, which translates to MSLKSKLQRMKGHLSLEADKSKDLGTQGPERSAQSNESAEAVDAKDTAEQAVQPVEQAAQPVIPFAERWQRMQASPYVWEDEHVMIREVRYPLRQQHGAYSFAQLHDTIAAWEASGRQHPLSSAGRRAEDLLFFDTETTGLSGGAGNTVFLLGYSRLEGEEVVVRQHFLSAPTAEVTLYHSFLEQAKQSSHLVTFNGKSFDWPQVRTRHTLIRDQVQALPTFGHLDLLHGARRLWKDELESCRLAIIEQEKLNVYREDDLPGYLAPVRYFDFLHSKDPDVIEGVLKHNEIDVLSLITLYIHVSRLLLLHQREEVSQEERYEIARWYDALGDGETALQAYLTVAHSDHPWNVRAKLAVGHLYKKQKDWKRALHIWESCMESPGHVPEEVYIEAAKLYEHQLKDWEKALHYTRLAYEQWKKRGSLLRNRSKAEAQAFQKRIERLEAKEEMRGML; encoded by the coding sequence ATGTCTCTTAAATCCAAGCTGCAGCGGATGAAGGGGCATCTGTCTCTGGAGGCGGACAAGAGCAAGGACCTGGGAACTCAGGGGCCTGAACGATCGGCACAGTCCAACGAGTCAGCAGAAGCGGTGGATGCGAAGGATACGGCTGAACAGGCGGTACAGCCAGTCGAGCAAGCCGCGCAGCCTGTCATTCCGTTTGCCGAACGATGGCAGAGGATGCAGGCGAGTCCTTATGTGTGGGAAGATGAGCACGTCATGATCCGTGAAGTCCGCTATCCGCTCCGTCAGCAGCATGGAGCGTACTCCTTTGCCCAGCTGCATGATACGATCGCTGCGTGGGAGGCGTCTGGCAGGCAGCATCCTCTGTCTTCGGCTGGAAGACGGGCGGAGGATCTGCTGTTTTTTGACACGGAGACGACAGGTTTGTCAGGCGGAGCGGGAAACACGGTCTTCTTGCTGGGGTACAGTCGCTTAGAGGGAGAAGAAGTGGTCGTTCGCCAGCATTTCTTGTCGGCTCCTACCGCGGAAGTGACGCTGTACCATTCGTTTTTGGAGCAGGCCAAGCAGTCGTCTCACCTGGTGACCTTCAATGGCAAATCGTTTGACTGGCCGCAGGTGCGGACCCGGCATACGTTGATCCGCGATCAGGTGCAGGCGCTGCCGACGTTTGGGCATCTGGATTTGCTGCATGGCGCGAGGAGATTGTGGAAGGACGAGCTGGAGTCGTGCCGTCTTGCGATCATCGAGCAGGAAAAGCTGAATGTGTATCGGGAGGACGATTTGCCCGGCTATTTGGCTCCTGTCCGTTATTTTGACTTCCTCCACTCCAAAGACCCGGACGTGATCGAAGGTGTGCTGAAGCACAACGAAATCGACGTTCTGTCGCTGATTACCCTCTACATCCACGTCTCCCGCTTGCTTCTCCTGCATCAGAGGGAAGAGGTGTCCCAGGAGGAGCGCTATGAAATCGCGCGCTGGTACGATGCGCTGGGCGATGGGGAAACAGCGCTGCAGGCGTATTTGACTGTTGCCCACAGCGACCATCCCTGGAATGTCCGGGCCAAGCTCGCCGTCGGTCATCTGTACAAAAAGCAAAAGGATTGGAAACGTGCCTTGCATATCTGGGAATCGTGCATGGAGTCACCTGGGCATGTGCCGGAAGAAGTCTACATCGAGGCGGCGAAGCTGTATGAGCATCAGCTGAAGGATTGGGAGAAAGCCCTGCACTACACGCGACTCGCCTATGAGCAATGGAAGAAGCGAGGGAGCCTGCTGCGCAACCGTTCAAAGGCCGAAGCGCAGGCTTTTCAAAAACGCATCGAGCGTCTGGAAGCAAAGGAAGAGATGCGCGGAATGCTGTGA